In Tenebrio molitor chromosome 6, icTenMoli1.1, whole genome shotgun sequence, one genomic interval encodes:
- the LOC138134291 gene encoding trypsin-7-like: MMLTVFLLMHVIFCSHIMGIPIPGEVEPKDERIVGGKSLSIKQVPFIISLQNLGMHMCGGSIINENTIITAAHCTNGKQPIQLEVRAGSTIREKGGQVLQVETIHQNPEFNLKTIDYDVTILKLKSNLNFSENVKPIDLADANQVFENGKQAMIFGWGTKNYGSSKLPSELQSGVIQIVDRKNCRKRYSKDQITDRMLCAGIEQGGIDACQGDSGGPLVIDNVLAGITSWGSACGKPHIPGVYSNVAGLRKYIDKFL; the protein is encoded by the exons ATGATGTTGACAGTATTTTTACTGATGCACGTAATCTTCTGTTCTCATATAATGG GAATTCCAATACCTGGCGAAGTAGAGCCAAAGGACGAAAGAATTGTTGGTGGTAAATCTCTTTCCATCAAACAAGttccatttataatttccttGCAAAATCTGGGCATGCATATGTGTGGCGGATCGATCATTAATGAAAATACTATAATTACTGCAGCACATTGCACAAATGG GAAGCAGCCCATTCAATTGGAAGTTAGAGCAGGTTCCACTATTCGAGAGAAAGGTGGTCAAGTACTTCAAGTAGAAACAATTCACCAGAATCCAGAATTCAATTTGAAAACTATCGATTACGACGTCACTATCTTGAAGTTAAAATCAAACCTGAACTTCAGCGAAAACGTCAAACCGATCGATCTTGCAGATGCTAATCAAGTTTTTGAAAATGGCAAACAGGCAATGATTTTCGGTTGGGGGACTAAGAACTATGGTAGTAGTAAACTTCCCAGCGAGTTACAAAGCGGTGTTATTCAAATCGTCGACAGAAAAAATTGCAGAAAGCGGTACTCGAAAGACCAGATCACTGATCGTATGTTGTGCGCTGGAATTGAACAAGGAGGAATTGATGCTTGTCAAGGTGATTCAGGAGGTCCGTTAGTGATCGACAATGTTCTTGCAGGAATTACCTCGTGGGGAAGTGCCTGCGGAAAGCCTCATATTCCTGGGGTTTATTCGAATGTTGCTGGTCTTCGAAAATACATTGATAAGTTCTTGTAG
- the LOC138134290 gene encoding uncharacterized protein produces the protein MEFDKHSLDFSSQQDCSDICRLCLGHSKLQPLSISKFAADFDNYNFVEIPLGFNLPENMCLECIGELDRIALFIEKCKNSHVVLKQIEKKCDTVCNSDVKIEFFDDSNEELKYCSDSITEVKNIENVASSSSLNYALKESGLKKEVDQFEQSEEYSLDREIKSEYTRMVSSDSSDESDSIVNLASLSTHTASNSQDADMVEKCDNCGVTDTKMVNRYQMSKCCCPKDYKCPTCNLTFKNKSGLTNHQADCRLSDVSPTHFMCPEKGKQFISEVCGKELKIPEKSKRQYEKCYSDFRDWCNKKNVETVSENVVLTYLLEKSKILKSASLWSTYSMLKLMLNIRDGIDVTKFLKLVPFLKKKSVGYQAKKSQVLTREQINLFLEKASDENYLLWKVILIMGISGAMRRDELTKMSIDDIRDENSVLIVTVPDTKTGTKRTFIVTNPDFIRLYRKYAALRPKNVANRRVFCRYKNGKCNAQVVGVHKIGEIPSLIAKYLGLPNSKEYTGHCFRRSSATFLANSGA, from the exons atggaatttgataagCATAGTTTAGACTTTTCATCGCAGCAAGATTGTAGCGATATTTGTAGGTTATGTTTGGGTCACTCAAAATTGCAACCGCTGAGCATTTCTAAATTTGCCGCCGATTttgataattataattttgtagag ATTCCATTAGGTTTTAACTTGCCTGAAAATATGTGTCTTGAATGTATCGGGGAATTGGACAGAATAGCCTTGTTTATTGAAAAGTGCAAAAACTCACATgttgttttaaaacaaattgaaaagaaATGTGACACTGTGTGTAATAGTGATGTAAAGATAGAATTTTTTGATGATTCAAATGAGGAACTTAAATATTGTTCGGATTCAATTActgaagtaaaaaatatagagAATGTAGCttcatcttcttctttaaatTATGCATTGAAAGAGTCAGGGTTAAAGAAGGAAGTTGATCAGTTTGAGCAAAGTGAAGAATATTCTTTAGATCGAGAGATCAAATCAGAATATACAAGAATGGTGAGTTCTGATTCTTCAGATGAGTCAGACTCAATAGTCAACCTAGCAAGTTTGAGTACGCACACTGCTTCAAACAGTCAGGATGCAGATATGGTTGAGAAATGTGATAATTGTGGCGTTACTGATACAAAAATGGTGAATCGTTACCAGATGAGTAAATGCTGTTGTCCAAAGGATTACAAATGTCCAACATGTAACTTAACTTTTAAGAATAAATCTGGTTTGACCAATCATCAAGCTGATTGCCGCCTGTCAGATGTGTCTCCAACTCATTTTATGTGTCCTGAGAAGGGAAAACAATTTATATCTGAAGTATGTGGAAAGG AGTTAAAAatacctgaaaaatcgaaacggcagtatgaaaaatgttacagtgactttagAGACTggtgtaacaagaagaatgtaGAAACAGTGTCCGAAAATGTTGTATTGACTTATTTactggaaaaatcaaaaatattgaaaagtgCAAGTTTATGGAGCACgtattcaatgttgaagctcATGCTGAACATACGGGATGGCATTGATGTAACGAAGTTTCTGAAGTTGgtaccttttttgaaaaaaaaatcagttggGTATCAGGCGAAAAAGTCTCAGGTATTGACACGAGAGCagatcaatttatttttagaaaaagctagtgatgaaaattatttattgtggaag GTCATTTTAATCATGGGAATATCAGGGGCGATGCGAAGAGACGAATTAACCAAAATGTCTATTGATGACATTcgggatgaaaattctgttcTAATAGTgaccgttcctgacacaaaaactggcacAAAGCGAACTTTCATTGTTACTAATCCAGATTTCATAAGATTATACCGTAAATATGCAGCCCTTCGtccaaaaaatgttgcaaatcGTCGGGTATTCTGCAGATATAAAAATGGGAAGTGTAATGCACAAGTTGTTGGAGTGCATAAGATTGGGGAAATACCTAGCTTGATTGCCAAATATCTTGGATTGCCAAACAGTAAAGAATACACAGGACACTGTTTCAGGAGAAGTTCTGCGACATTTCTGGCCAATAGCGGTGCTTGA
- the LOC138134289 gene encoding gastrula zinc finger protein XlCGF57.1-like — protein sequence MENVVSEDGTIYIKMAFKNLCRLCLTEADLEPLNEPRFCENFNISLFFERELGRQLPESVCGECLMQMNQIDSFIKKWKEAQEVISQIEAQCEKMRAIYNVQIVDAKCDDTTDCSKEEVFEFSVEDAVTDTEGSGISALCEPTLNEEIIIQEDSDEIIMSECNCTSDTLCENCIPYTPMLEEEIIIEEQLENNMLTSCESVLEEDRVEDDQLLQEHLDETTAPELNCTDVKICEKCGEFVTKMKIHYQTSKDCRPKNFKCVECNTAFRSSRKLKDHEVAYHWKEGSVKLFLCDKCSQTFKYQVNLNRHLHTHEEGKRFVCEKCGKGYTTKVHLEDHMNVHTGKRPFTCSFCDRTFSSRSARSIHQSKHKTETLDKSPEPPKSRPPNVSVLCDVCNKKFANKRALKLHIRSHDENRKYTCDVCKEEFPSLLLLRSHSNTHGVNKPHPCPLCSKRFKAREYLTVHMRKHTGERPFACNLCGKAFGQRTHLTYHMLTHSGERSFLCRFCGKAFALKGNLTVHMRIHTGERPFLCHICDKGFCDSSGRKKHVVSKHGESQVQYIDQIVLSEA from the exons ATGGAAAACGTGGTTTCAGAAGATGGTACAATTTATATAAAGATGGCTTTTAAGAATTTATGTAGGTTATGTTTAACTGAAGCTGATCTAGAACCTTTGAATGAACCCcgattttgtgaaaactttAACATCTCTTTATTTTTCGAG CGCGAATTGGGGCGCCAACTCCCGGAAAGTGTTTGTGGCGAATGTTTAATGCAAATGAATCAGATTGATTCGTTTATTAAGAAGTGGAAAGAAGCTCAAGAAGTTATAAGTCAAATTGAAGCGCAGTGTGAAAAAATGAGGGCAATATACAATGTACAAATAGTTGATGCCAAGTGTGATGATACAACAGATTGCTCAAAGGAAGAAGTTTTTGAGTTTAGTGTAGAAGATGCTGTGACTGACACAGAAGGAAGTGGCATATCTGCTCTTTGTGAACCTACCTTAAATGAAGAAATCATTATACAAGAAGACTCAGATGAAATAATTATGTCTGAATGTAATTGCACCAGTGATACTCTTTGTGAGAATTGTATTCCCTACACACCTATGTTAGAGGAAGAAATAATTATAGAAGAACAATTAGAAAATAACATGCTGACTTCATGTGAATCTGTGTTGGAAGAAGATAGAGTTGAAGATGATCAGTTACTCCAAGAGCACTTAGATGAGACAACTGCACCTGAGCTTAATTGTACAGATGTTAAAATTTGTGAGAAATGTGGTGAATTTGTgactaaaatgaaaatacattACCAAACGAGTAAAGATTGTcgtccaaaaaattttaaatgtgtggaGTGTAATACCGCTTTTCGGAGTAGTCGCAAATTGAAGGATCACGAAGTAGCATATCATTGGAAGGAGGGATCTGTCAAGCTCTTCCTCTGTGACAAATGTTCTCAAACATTTAAATACCAagttaatttgaataggcatTTGCATACTCACGAGGAAGGGAAGCGATTTGTCTGTGAAAAGTGTGGTAAAG GATATACTACAAAGGTGCATCTCGAGGACCATATGAATGTACACACTGGAAAACGACCATTTACTTGTTCTTTCTGTGACAGAACTTTTAGCAGTCGCAGTGCACGTTCAATACATCAATCTAAGCATAAAACTGAAACATTAGATAAGAGCCCGGAGCCACCAAAAAGTCGACCACCTAATGTTAGTGTTCTTTGTGATGTTTGTAACAAAAAGTTTGCAAACAAGAGAGCTTTAAAGTTACACATCAGGAGTCACGATGAAAATAGAAAGTATACCTGCGATGTTTGCAAAGAAGAATTTCCAAGTCTCTTACTTTTGCGCTCGCACAGTAATACACACGGGGTGAACAAACCACATCCATGTCCACTTTGTAGTAAAAG aTTCAAGGCGCGGGAGTATTTGACAGTACATATGCGAAAACACACTGGAGAACGGCCGTTTGCCTGCAATTTATGTGGCAAAGCGTTCGGTCAAAGAACACATCTGACTTATCACATGTTGACTCACAGTGGTGAGAGATCTTTCTTGTGCAGATTTTGTGGAAAAGCGTTTGCTCTAAAAGGCAACCTCACTGTCCACATGAGAATCCACACAGGAGAGAGGCCATTTCTGTGTCACATCTGTGATAAAGGATTTTGTGATTCTAGTGGTAGGAAGAAACATGTTGTTAGTAAACATGGAGAAAGTCAAGTGCAATACATTGATCAAATCGTTCTAAGTGAAGCTTGA